CCGACGAGGCCTGGTTCGCGCCCGTGTCCTTCGGTCCCGTGCTCTACGCGAGCCGCGACGACCTCGGCGGCGTGGCGGTGTCGCCGAAGGCGCCCGTGGCCACGCCGTTGGACTGGTACAACGTGGCGAAGTGACATGCTGCGCCTGGCAGGTCGATGGGTGCTCACGGCGGTCGCCCTGGTCGTCTCGGTGTCCTTCCTGACCTTCGTGCTGGTCGACCTGGTGCCCGGTGACGCCGCGCGCTCGGTCGTGGGCCTGAACTCGACGGAGGAGCAGTACCTGCAGATGCGCGAGGCCATGGGCCTGGACCGGCCCCTGCTCGAGCGCTACGGCGACTGGGCCTGGGCGGCGCTGCACGGTGACTTCGGGAACTCCCTGACGAACGGCGCCGCGGTGGCGAGCCAGCTGACGACCCGGCTGTCGGTCACGGTGACGCTGGTGGTCGCGTCGCTGCTGGTGGCCACGGTGGTCGGAGTGTCCCTGGGGGTTGCCGCGGCACTGCAGCACGGGTTCCTGGGACGGCTGGTCGACGGTCTCGCGCTGCTCGGTCTGGCCGTGCCGTCGTTCTGGTTCGCCTACGTGCTGGTCTTCCTGTTCGCGATCGAGACGTCCTTCTTCCCGGCGACGGGATACGTCACGTTCGGCTCCGATCCCGCCGGCTGGGCGAGATCGCTGGTGTTGCCCGTCCTCACGCTCGGGCTCACCAGCAGTGCACCCATCGCGAAGCAGACCCGCGACGGCATCCGCTCGGAGCTGGACAAGGACTACGTCTACGCGTTGCGGGTGCGCGGCATCGGCGAACGCTCGGTCATCGGCCGCCACGTCCTGCGCAACGCGGCGGCGCCGGTCATCACGATCATGGGGCTGGTCTTCGTCGGCCTGCTGAGTGGGACGGTCCTGGTCGAGACGGTCTTCGTCCTGCCCGGTCTGGGCAGCCAGGCCGTCCAGGCGACGATGTCCAGCGACCTGCCGCTGATCCAGGCGATCGCCGTGACGTTCACCGTGATGGTCGTGGTGGTGAACCTGCTGGTCGAGTTCGTCTACGTGCTGCTCAACCCCCGGGTGCGTGCCGGATGACCCGCCGCTCCTGGGTGACCTACTTCGTGCGCCAGAAGGTGCCCATGGCGGCCGCCGCCTATCTCGCCCTCGTCCTGTTGCTCGTCCTGTTCGCCGGCGCGATCGCTCCGTACGGACCGACCGAGCAGGACCTCGACGCGAACCTGGCCGGGCCGAGTCGCGAGCACCTGCTCGGCACCGGGCAGCTCGGACTGGACGTCTTCAGCCGCATCCTGTGGGGCGGCCGCACGACCCTGTACGGCGTCCTCGTCGCCGTGGTGGTGTTCGCCGTGCTGGGCGTGAGCGCGGGCCTGCTGGCCGGCTACCTGCGCGGACCGGTCGAATGGGCCGTGCTGCGGACCAGCGAGGTGCTGCAGGCCGTCCCGGCCGCGATCATCCTGCTCGTCGTCCTGGCGGTGTTCCCGGGACGCCAGGTGATCGCCATGGTCGCTCTCGGAGTCCTGGGCGCACCCGGCCTGGCGCGGGTCGTGCGGTCGGTGACCCTCGGCGTGCGCGAGGAGCTGTACGTCCGCGCCGCGCAGACGATGGGCCTGCGACCCGCCACGATCATGCGCCGCCACGTGCTGCCCCACCTGAGCGGCCCGGTCATCGTCCAGCTCTCCCTCTTCGGGGCGGCCGCCGTCGGACTCGAGACCGCCCTGGGCTTCCTGCGGCTGGGCAGCGGCGAGTCGTCGTGGGGCCTGCTGGTGGCCGAGGCGTCCCGGCACCTGGGCGCCCACCCGTGGCTGATGGTCCCCTCCGGGTTCGTGATCATGTCCTTCGTCATGGCGCTGGGCCTGGTCGGTGACGGGGTGCGCGACGCGGTCGCGGCCAGCATGCGCACGCGGGTCGAGACCGGGGTGCGCCCGAGAGCGGTGACCCCGCCGGCCCCCGAGCTGCCGGACCCCGAGGACGCCCTGGTCTCCGTGCGGGGACTGACGGTCAGCTTCCCGCGCGGGCAGGAGTGGATCGACGTCGTCCGCGGCGTCGATCTGGCGGTGCTGCCGGGAGGGGCGTTGGGGATCCTCGGCGAGAGTGGATGCGGCAAGTCGATCACGGCCGAGGCGATCGTCGGGCGCATCCGTGGCGACGGACAGGTCACCGCCGGCGAGGTCCGTCGTCGCGGGCGCGTCGGCTGGGTGGCGCAGGATGCAGCGTCGAGCCTGGACCCGAGCGGTCGCGTCGGCGCCCAGGTGGCCGAGGTCGTGAGCGTGCATCGTCCCGAGGCCGGTCGTGCCGAGGTGCGGGCCCGCGTACTCGAGCTGTTCGAGCGGGTGCGCCTGCCCGAGCCGGAGCGGGTCGCCCGCAGCCGGCCCTGGGAGCTGTCCGGCGGCATGGCGCAGCGCGTCGGCATCGCGATGGCCCTGGCCACCGATCCGGACCTGATCGTGGCCGACGAGCCGACGTCGGCGCTCGACACGACCGTGCAGGCCGAGGTGTTGGACCTCTTCGACGAGCTGCGCGCCGACGGCATGACGCTGGTCCTCATCACGCACGACGTGGGGGTCCTCGCCGCCGTCTGTGACAGCGCGGCGGTGATGTACGCCGGCGAGGTCGTCGAGCTCGCGCCCACCCGCGAGCTGCTCGCCCATCCCGCCCACCCGTACACCGCCGCGCTGCTGGCGGCGGACCCGCGCCGCGGCACGCCGGGGGAGCGGCTGGCCGCGATCGACGGAACCGTTCCGGCTCCGGGGGCGTGGCCGACCGGCTGCCGGTTCGCCGACCGCTGCCACCTCGTGACGCCGGCGTGCCGGCAGGCCTCGGTGCCGCTGTTCGCCGTGGACCCCGACGATCCGACCGATGCCGGCGATCCGCGCGTGAGCCGGTGCCTCAGGTTCGCGGACGTGCTCGACAGGACCCGCGCATGACTGCCGCGCCCCTCGTGGCGACGCGCGGCGTCACGGTGCAGTACGGCTCCGGTCGGCGAGGCGTGGTCGCCCTGGAGGGGATCGACCTCGAGGTGCGGCGCGGCGAGGTGCTGGGCCTGGTGGGCGAGTCCGGCTCGGGCAAGTCCACGCTCGGTGCCGTCCTGGGCGGGCTGCTGGCGCCGACGGCCGGCACGGTCACCTACGACGGAGCGCCGCTGCTCGTGCGGCGGGGACGCCGCTCACGCGATCTGGCCCGACGACGCCAGATCGTGTTCCAGAACCCCCGCAGCGCCCTGAACCCGCTGCGGACCATCGGTGACTCCCTCACCGAGGGCCCTCGGCTGACGCTGGGGCTGGGTCGGGACGGAGCGCGCGAGCGGGCCGTCGACGCCCTCGCGGACGTCGGCATCGAGGCCGACGCGCTCACCCGGTACCCCGACGCGTTCTCAGGCGGCCAGCGCCAACGGATCGCCATCGCCCGTGCACTGGCGATGGACCCGGAGTTCCTCATCTGCGACGAGGTCGTGAGTGCCCTGGATCTCTCGGTCCAGGCACAGGTGTTGAACCTGCTGGCCGACCTGGGACGCCGTCGTCAGCTCACCCACGTGTTCATCTCGCACGACCTCACGGTGGTGCGGCACCTCAGCGACCGCATCGCCGTGCTTGACGGCGGCCGGCTCGTCGAGGTCGCGGGGGCGCAGCAGATCCACGAGAACCCCGTCGCGGACGTGACCCGGCGGCTCTGGCGGGCGATCCCGAGCGCCGTCGTGGGCGAGGGGAGTCGCGATGACCGGCCGTGAGGGTCGACCGACGATCTACGACGTCGCGCGGCTGGCCCGCGTGTCGATCGCAACCGTCTCGCACGTGCTCAACCGTCCGGAGCGGGTCGGTGCCGCCACGCGCGAGCGCGTCCTCGCGGTGATCGACGACCTGCAGTTCGTGCCGAAGGAGGCGGCGGTCTCGCGGGCGAGGCGGGGCACGGGGCGGATCGGGGTCCTGGCGCCCTTCACGTCGTACCCGTCGTACCTGCAGCGGCTGGCGGGAGTCCTGGAGAACCGGTCCGGGCGGACCGAGGTCGTCGTCTTCGACCACGACTCGGTGGCCGCGGACCCGCACCCGCTGCTGGCCTCGCTGCCGGCCTCGGGCCGGCTCGACGGGCTGATCATCATGGGCGTGCCCCTGGACCGTGAGCTGGCCGAGCGGCAGGCGAGGCGAGGGCTGCCGACGGTGTTGGTCGACAGCGAGCACGAGGGCTTCTCGTCGGTGTCGGTCAGCGACGACCACGGCGGTCTGGTCGTGGGGCGGCACCTCGCCGAGCTGGGCCACCGGCACCTCGCCTTCCTGGCCGAGGAGCAGGTCTCGAACGACTACCTCTCGCCCGGGCAGCGTCGGTGGCGTGCCGTCGAGCGGGCGTTCAGCGAGGCGGGCCTGCCCGAGGGGGCGATCCGGAGGGTGGTCTGCGGGCCAGACTTCGCGGGGGCCCGGGAGGCGTTGCACGAGATCCTCGAGCTCGACCCACGGCCGACGGCGGTCTTCGCCCACCACGACGAGCTGGCCGCCGGCGTCGTCACCGCAGCCCGCCAGCTGGGCCTGCGCGTGCCGGAGGACCTCGCGGTCATCGGCTACGACGGGGGAGTGCTGGCCGACGCGTTGCAGCTGACGACCGTCGTCCAGCCGTTGCGCGAGTCCGGCGTCGTCGGGCGCCGCCTGCTGATGGCGCGGCTCGACGGGGACACCACGACGCAGCAGATCATGCTCGAGCCCCGCCTCATGCGGGGCGTGACCACCTGACCACGGACTGTGAGGAGCCACCATGGTGCCGGACGACATGCCGCCGCGGCTGCGCTCGCTGGTCGAACGCGCACTGGCTGCCCAGGCCGAGAGCCCCACGCCACCGCTGCCCGATCCCGAGCCCGCCCCGGGTGAGACCCGCGAGGACTGGGAGCGGCGCGTGGCACGGGTGCGCGCCCAGCACGACGCGCTGGCCCTCGAGACCGCGGCCCGGTACGGCTTCCTGGGCGACCGGGACGACCCGGTCGGGTCGATCGGGTACGTGGACATTCCGGTCGAGGGCGGGACGATCGCAGCGCGGGTCTACCGGCCGATCGACCCCGGGGACCGTCCGCCGGCGATCGTGGTGCTGCACGGCGGAGGCTGGTGGATGGGCGGGGGAGCCCAGGGGTACCGGCTGGGCGACGGCACGTGCCGGATGCTGTGTCACGGGCTCGGGGCGGTCGTCCTCAACGTCGACTACCGGTTGGCCCCGGAGTTCCGGTTCCCGGTGCAACTGCACGACGCGCGCGACGTCGTCGCGTGGCTGCGGCGGGGCGCCGGCCCGCAGGTCGATCCGGACCGGGTCGCGGTCGCGGGCACCAGCTCGGGCGGACACCTCGCCGCGGCGTTGACGTTGCTGCTGAAGGACGAGGGTGAGCAGCAACTGGCGATGCAGGTCCTGGTGGCGCCCGCGGTCGACCTCGCGGAGGACCCGGCCGGCCTGGAGGACCCGCAGGCCCTCCGGGGGATCGAGACGCTGCGCCGTTACTACGCGGGGGACGCCCCGAACCGGGCGATCCCGTACCTGTCGCCGTTGCGGGCGCCGGACCTGAGCGGACTGCCGCCGGCCGTCGTGGTCACCGGAGACTTCGATCCGTTGACGGCGCCGGCGCTGGATTACGTGGAGCGGCTGCGCGAGGCCGGGGTCCGTGTCGACCACGTCTCGGCGCCGGTGACCCACACGATCGGTGCGCAGGAGGACTGGCGGGCGGCCGAGGAGCAGATCCTGGCCGCCTGCCGCGAGCTGCTGTGACGTCGCGGGCGGGCCCCGGCGAGCCGCCGACGGCGCGTCGTGGCGCCCCACCCTTGTCGTGACGGGGTGTTTGGGACACAATGGGCGCAGGTATCACCCGAGATCGCTGGGGAAGGCGCACCTAGGGAGGTACCGATGAACACGGTGAACACGGTCCGAGCCGGCACCCCAATGACCCGGGGTGTCCTTTTCGTGCACTCCGCACCGTCCGCGCTGTGCGCTCACATCGAGTGGGCTGCGGCCGGCGTGCTGGGTGGCAAGGTCGATCTCTCGTGGACCCCGCAGCCGGCCGAGCCGGGCACCTACCGCGCCGAGCTGTCGTGGCAGGCCGCCGCCGGGACGGCCGCCGCGCTGACCTCCGTGCTGCGTGGCTGGGACCTGCTGCGCTTCGAGATCACCGAGGAGCCCACCGCGACCACCGAGGGCGCGCGCTACTCCTTCACGCCCACGCTCGGCATCTTCCACGCCATGACCGGCCTGCACGGCGACCTGCTGATCCCCGAGGACCGCATCAAGGCGTTCCGGGTCAAGGCCGCCCAGGGCGAGATCACCATGGACGAGGCACTCGACGGGCTCCTGGGCGTCAAGTGGGACGCCGAGCTCGAGCCCTTCCGCCTGGCGGGCGAGGGCGCACCGGTGCGCTGGCTGCACCAGGTGATCTGAGAAGTCAGGTCACCGGGTGGACGCTCGCCATGACGAGGAGCGCAGCGACGAGCGGGTCGGCCCGGCGGAGCTCTGCGGAGCCGGGAGTGAGCGCGAAGCGAAGCGAGCGCGCCCGACCCATCAGCCGATCGTGACGGGGATGTCCGGCGTGTTGTCGCCGGAGGCCTTGTCGATCACGCGGAACTTCCGCTCGCCCGTGCGCGACGTGTAGATCTTCGTCTCGAAGCTTCCGCCGTCCCGCGCGGTGACGGTGACCGGGAAGTCGTCCCACGGCCCGTCGCCGTCCTTGACCTGAATCTGCAGCACGGTGCCGGCGTCGACCGACGGCAGGACGCCGACGATCGCGAAGCGCTCGCCGGGGGCGACCCGGTCGCCGGGCACGCGGTTCAGACGCGGCTTGGGCGTGTCGTCCTCCTGCGGCTCCTCCGGCGTGGGCTCCGGCTCGGGGGTGGCCGTGGTCTCGGGCTCGCTGGTGGGCGCGGCCAGGGGCGGCAGGTCGGCCGACGTCACGCCGGTGGCCGTCAGCGCACCCGCGGAGAACAGGCCGAAGCCGATGCCCAGGGCCACACCGATGAGTGCCAGCCAGCCGAAAGCGCGCGCAGCACGATGGCGCAGGTCGGGTCGAGACGTCACGTGGCGAGTCTAGTCGCTTCACCACGTAACCCCCGCCCACCTGACCTACGATGTGAAGATGGTGCTTCCCCCGGAGCGCGGAGCAGTCGACGACGTCGAGTACGTCGTGGTCCACGGTTACCGACGCGCCTACCGCATGCGAGGAACCGGCCCGCCGCTGCTCCTCCTGCACGGCATGGCCTGCGACTCCACGACCTGGTTCCCGGTCATGGACCAGTTGGCCCAGCACTTCACCGTCATCGCGCCCGATCTGCTCGGGCACGGCGAGTCCGACAAGCCCAACGCCGACTACTCCCTGGGCGGCTTCGCCAACGGGATGCGTGACCTGCTGACGATCCTGGGCATCGACAAGGTCACGGTCGCCGGACACAGCTTCGGCGGCGGCGTCGCGATGCAGTTCGCCTACCAGTTCCCCGAGCGCACCGAACGAGTCGTGCTGGTCTCCAGCGGGGGACTGGGCCCGGAGGTCACCCCGTTGATCCGCGCCCTCACCCTGCCCGGGGCGGGACTGGGCATCCGGTTGGCGACCGCCAGGCCGTGGCGCGGTCTCGTGAGCGGCTCGATGCGCGCCCTGTCGCACGTGCCCCTGGCGCGCGACCTGGACGAGGTCGCCCAGATCTACGACGGTCTGGCCGATCCCACCACGTCACTCGCGATCCGCCGACTCACCCGGACCGTGCTGGACTGGAACGGCCAGTTCGTCACGATGGCCGACCGTGCCTATCTGACGCGCCTCATGCCACTGCTGGTGGTGTGGGGGCGCAACGACCACGTCATCCCGGTCGCCCACGCCCAGCGGCTGCCGCTCATGGACAACTCGCACGTGCACGTCTTCGAGGACTCCGGGCACTTCCCGCACAAGGACCATCCGGACGAGTTCGCCCGGGTGGTCGTCGACTTCTGCCGCAGCCAGTCGCCGGCGCAGTACCACCGTGGCAAGTGGCGCGCGTTGCTGCGTCGCGGGGATCAGGCGGGATTGGCCAGCGTGTCGCTGCCGGACGAGGCGTCTCCGTCGGCCGTCAGCTGAATCTTGTGGTGCCGCTGGTGCCAGAAGCCGTTGCCCGTGGCCCAACCGGCCAGGGCGACCGAGATCCAGCCGATGAACGCGCCGGCGATGTCGTCGGCGATGAAGTGCCAGCCGAAGTAGATCGTGGCGATGACCGTGAGGACGAAGTAGACCCACGCGGTGATCTGCAGGTAGCGCGGCTGGTCGGTGCGCTGGAAGAACAGCACGGCCGTCAGCGTCACCGAGACGTGCAGCGACGCGAAGGCGCCGATGCCCCAGATGGGGGCGTTCATCGGATTCTCGAGGTTCTGGGCGGCGTTGACGAACAACGAGTACTGCAGCTGGGTGACGCCGGTGGTGGGCAGGGCGTCGAACAGTGCGGCGTTCGTGTAGGCCGGGCCCAGCGAGGGGAAGATGTAGTACGCGGCGGCGCCCAGGACCCAGTTGAGCGACAGTGCGGTCGCGTACCAGGCGCCCAGCGTGAAGTCGCGGTTCAGGACCAGGAACGCGGCCAGCGTGATGGGGATGAGCGGCAGGTAGCTGACGTACACGGTCGCCAGGACCTGGGCGGCGAACCCGGTGCCGAGCAGCTGGTGCAGCAGGTCGGCCGGGTGGTGGCCGAACATCATCCAGTAGTCCCAGCGCGACAGCATGGTGTCGAAGTTGACGCCCTCGCGCACGGTGGGCAGGAAGCCCTTGATGTTGCGGTAGCTGACGTAGCAGACGTAGAACGTCAGCAGGCCCGTCGCGATGTGGAACACGCGGTTCCACGACCACTCGTCACGGATGATGTCCTTCACGCCACGGCCGAAGTGGCGCACGCCGGCGCGCTTGAGGGCCAGCGGCACGATGCCCAGGGCGAAGAAGCCCAGGCCCATCACCGGGAGCCGGACGTAGGCCGGTCCGAGGAAGCCCTCGGGGTCCTTCAGGGCGATGCCCAGACTGCTCGACATGACGATCGCGGTGATGCCGACGGCGGCGGCCAGGAGGACACCGAAGGTGTAGGGCCATGACCGTGCTGCGCTCCACCACCGTTGGACCATGCGGGACAGTCTACGGGTGGCCGACCGGCCGCCGATGAGGCGGCCGGTCGGCCGAACTCAGGCCCCGCCGCCGTCCTGGTTCCCGCCGCTGGCGGCGGTCGGATCGTCAATCCGCAGGGACTCGAACGCCTCGCGAGCGACCTTCAGGTCCACGCGACCCTCACGGCCCAGCGACGCCAGCACCGCCACGACGATGGACTCGGCGTCGATCTGGAAGTAGCGCCGTGCGCCCGCGCGGGTGTCGGCGAAGCCGAACCCGTCGGCGCCCAGGGACATCCACGCGCCGGGGACCCAGCGAGCGATCTGGTCGGGCACGGCCCGCATGAAGTCGCTCACCGCGACCGTCGGACCACCGTCCTGGAGCTTCGCGGTGATCCACGGCGTCTTCGGCTCCTGGTCGAGGTGGTTGAAGTTCCAGCGCTCGACCTCCTCGGCCTCGCGAGCGAGCTCGTTCCACGAGGTGACGGACCAGACCTCGGCCGCCACGCCGTGCTCCTCGGCGAGCATCTGCTGCGCCTGCAATGCCCACGGCACCGAGACACCGGACGCGAGGATCCGCGTCGGTGCGTCGTCCTCGATGGGCGAGGCGGCGTACCGGTAGGCGCCCTTGAGGATCCCGTCGACGTCGACGCCCTCGGGCTCGGCGGGCTGGTTCAGCGGCTCGTTGTAGACCGTCATGTAGTAGATGACGTTCTCGCCCGTGCCGCCCTGCGGGTTGGGCTCGTCGCCGTACATGCGGCGCATGCCGTCCTGCACGATGTGCGCGATCTCGAACGAGAACGCCGGGTCGTAGTGGACGACGGCCGGGTTCGTGCGCGCCAGCAGGGGAGAGTGGCCGTCCGCGTGCTGCAGCCCCTCGCCCGTGAGGGTCGTGCGACCGGCCGTGGCGCCGATCAGGAAGCCGCGGGCCATCTGGTCGGCCATCGCCCAGATCGAGTCGCCGGTGCGCTGGAACCCGAACATCGAGTAGAAGAGGTACACCGGGATCATGTGCTCGCCGTGCGTGGCGTAGGCGCTGCCCGCCGCGGTCGCCGACGCCATGGCGCCGGCCTCGCTGATGCCCTCGTGCAGCAGCTGGCCCTGCTGGCTCTCCTTGTAGGCCAGCAGCAGCTTGCGGTCGACCGACTCGTACATCTGCCCGTGCGGGCTGTAGATCTTGGCCGAGGGGAACATCGAGTCCATGCCGAACGTGCGGTACTCGTCCGGGGCGATCGGCACGATGCGCGAGCCGATGTTCTTGTCCTTCATCAGCTCCCGCAGCAACCGCACGAACGCCATGGTCGTGGCGATCTGCTGCTTGCCCGAGCCCTTGCGCAGGTCGTCATAGGCGTCCTGCGCCGGCAGGACCGGCGGCTTCGCCTTGACGATGCGCGACGGCAACGGGCCGCCGAGCTGGCGACGGCGCTCGAGCATGTACGTGATGTGCTCGTGGTCCTTGCCGGGGTGGTAGTACGGCGCACCGTCGGGCGACTCGATCTGCTCGTCCGTGATCGGGATGTGCAGCCGATCGCGGAAGTTCTTCAGGTCGTCCGTCGTCAGCTTCTTCATCTGGTGCGTCGCGTTGCGCGCCATGAGCGACTCGAGCAGCCAACCCTTGACGGTGTGCGCCAGGATCACGGTCGGCTGGCCCTTGTGCTTCATCGCCGAGTCGAACGCCGCGTAGACCTTGCGGTAGTCGTGACCACCACGCGGCAGCTTCTCGATCTGCTCGTCCGAGAGGTGCTCGACGATCTTGCGCAGCTCCGGGTCGGGACCGAAGAAGTGCTCGCGGTTGTACGCGCCGTCGGCGATCGACAGGTTCTGGAACTCGCCGTCGGGGACGCGGTTCATCTGGTTGACCAGCGCGCCGGTCGTGTCACGGGCGAGCAGGTCGTCCCACTCGCGGCCCCACACGACCTTGATGACGTTCCAGCCCGCGCCGAGGAAGATCGACTCCAGCTCCTGGATGATCTTGCCGTTGCCGCGCACCGGGCCGTCGAGCTGCTGCAGGTTGCAGTTCACGACGAACGTGAGGTTGTCGAGCTGCTCGCGGCCGGCGACGCTGATCGCGCCGAGCGACTCGGGCTCGCCCATCTCGCCGTCGCCCAGGAACGTCCAGACGTGCTGCTCGCTGGTGTCCTTGATGCCGCGGTGCTGCAGGTACCGGTTGAACCGGGCCTGGTAGATCGAGTTGATCGCCGCGAGTCCCATCGAGACCGTCGGGAACTCCCAGTAGTCGCTCATCAGCCGCGGGTGCGGGTACGAGGGCAGGCCCTTGCCGGCGCCCTGCGAGTGCTCCTGGCGGAAGTTGTTCAGGCGGTCCTCGTCGAAGCGTCCCTCGAGGAACGAGCGGGCGTAGATGCCCGGGGCGGCGTGACCCTGGTAGAAGATCTGGTCGCCACCGCCGGGGTGGTCCTTGCCGCGGAAGAAGTGGTTGAAGCCGACCTCGTAGAGGCTCGCCGCCGACTGGTAGGTGGCGATGTGTCCGCCGACGCCCAGTCCGGGCCGGTTCGCGCGCGAGACCATGACCGCGGCGTTCCAGCGGATGTAGGAGCGGATGCGCCGCTCGATCTCCTCGTCGCCGGGGAAG
Above is a window of Aeromicrobium senzhongii DNA encoding:
- a CDS encoding ABC transporter permease, whose translation is MLRLAGRWVLTAVALVVSVSFLTFVLVDLVPGDAARSVVGLNSTEEQYLQMREAMGLDRPLLERYGDWAWAALHGDFGNSLTNGAAVASQLTTRLSVTVTLVVASLLVATVVGVSLGVAAALQHGFLGRLVDGLALLGLAVPSFWFAYVLVFLFAIETSFFPATGYVTFGSDPAGWARSLVLPVLTLGLTSSAPIAKQTRDGIRSELDKDYVYALRVRGIGERSVIGRHVLRNAAAPVITIMGLVFVGLLSGTVLVETVFVLPGLGSQAVQATMSSDLPLIQAIAVTFTVMVVVVNLLVEFVYVLLNPRVRAG
- the aceE gene encoding pyruvate dehydrogenase (acetyl-transferring), homodimeric type, yielding MAPSGPDRPIIHGGMPTQLPDVDSEETQDWLRSLDQMVDERGRDRARYVMLRMLERARERAVGMPALRSTDFINTIPPEREPDFPGDEEIERRIRSYIRWNAAVMVSRANRPGLGVGGHIATYQSAASLYEVGFNHFFRGKDHPGGGDQIFYQGHAAPGIYARSFLEGRFDEDRLNNFRQEHSQGAGKGLPSYPHPRLMSDYWEFPTVSMGLAAINSIYQARFNRYLQHRGIKDTSEQHVWTFLGDGEMGEPESLGAISVAGREQLDNLTFVVNCNLQQLDGPVRGNGKIIQELESIFLGAGWNVIKVVWGREWDDLLARDTTGALVNQMNRVPDGEFQNLSIADGAYNREHFFGPDPELRKIVEHLSDEQIEKLPRGGHDYRKVYAAFDSAMKHKGQPTVILAHTVKGWLLESLMARNATHQMKKLTTDDLKNFRDRLHIPITDEQIESPDGAPYYHPGKDHEHITYMLERRRQLGGPLPSRIVKAKPPVLPAQDAYDDLRKGSGKQQIATTMAFVRLLRELMKDKNIGSRIVPIAPDEYRTFGMDSMFPSAKIYSPHGQMYESVDRKLLLAYKESQQGQLLHEGISEAGAMASATAAGSAYATHGEHMIPVYLFYSMFGFQRTGDSIWAMADQMARGFLIGATAGRTTLTGEGLQHADGHSPLLARTNPAVVHYDPAFSFEIAHIVQDGMRRMYGDEPNPQGGTGENVIYYMTVYNEPLNQPAEPEGVDVDGILKGAYRYAASPIEDDAPTRILASGVSVPWALQAQQMLAEEHGVAAEVWSVTSWNELAREAEEVERWNFNHLDQEPKTPWITAKLQDGGPTVAVSDFMRAVPDQIARWVPGAWMSLGADGFGFADTRAGARRYFQIDAESIVVAVLASLGREGRVDLKVAREAFESLRIDDPTAASGGNQDGGGA
- a CDS encoding phosphatase PAP2 family protein, translating into MVQRWWSAARSWPYTFGVLLAAAVGITAIVMSSSLGIALKDPEGFLGPAYVRLPVMGLGFFALGIVPLALKRAGVRHFGRGVKDIIRDEWSWNRVFHIATGLLTFYVCYVSYRNIKGFLPTVREGVNFDTMLSRWDYWMMFGHHPADLLHQLLGTGFAAQVLATVYVSYLPLIPITLAAFLVLNRDFTLGAWYATALSLNWVLGAAAYYIFPSLGPAYTNAALFDALPTTGVTQLQYSLFVNAAQNLENPMNAPIWGIGAFASLHVSVTLTAVLFFQRTDQPRYLQITAWVYFVLTVIATIYFGWHFIADDIAGAFIGWISVALAGWATGNGFWHQRHHKIQLTADGDASSGSDTLANPA
- a CDS encoding alpha/beta fold hydrolase, whose product is MVLPPERGAVDDVEYVVVHGYRRAYRMRGTGPPLLLLHGMACDSTTWFPVMDQLAQHFTVIAPDLLGHGESDKPNADYSLGGFANGMRDLLTILGIDKVTVAGHSFGGGVAMQFAYQFPERTERVVLVSSGGLGPEVTPLIRALTLPGAGLGIRLATARPWRGLVSGSMRALSHVPLARDLDEVAQIYDGLADPTTSLAIRRLTRTVLDWNGQFVTMADRAYLTRLMPLLVVWGRNDHVIPVAHAQRLPLMDNSHVHVFEDSGHFPHKDHPDEFARVVVDFCRSQSPAQYHRGKWRALLRRGDQAGLASVSLPDEASPSAVS
- a CDS encoding dipeptide/oligopeptide/nickel ABC transporter permease/ATP-binding protein; this translates as MTRRSWVTYFVRQKVPMAAAAYLALVLLLVLFAGAIAPYGPTEQDLDANLAGPSREHLLGTGQLGLDVFSRILWGGRTTLYGVLVAVVVFAVLGVSAGLLAGYLRGPVEWAVLRTSEVLQAVPAAIILLVVLAVFPGRQVIAMVALGVLGAPGLARVVRSVTLGVREELYVRAAQTMGLRPATIMRRHVLPHLSGPVIVQLSLFGAAAVGLETALGFLRLGSGESSWGLLVAEASRHLGAHPWLMVPSGFVIMSFVMALGLVGDGVRDAVAASMRTRVETGVRPRAVTPPAPELPDPEDALVSVRGLTVSFPRGQEWIDVVRGVDLAVLPGGALGILGESGCGKSITAEAIVGRIRGDGQVTAGEVRRRGRVGWVAQDAASSLDPSGRVGAQVAEVVSVHRPEAGRAEVRARVLELFERVRLPEPERVARSRPWELSGGMAQRVGIAMALATDPDLIVADEPTSALDTTVQAEVLDLFDELRADGMTLVLITHDVGVLAAVCDSAAVMYAGEVVELAPTRELLAHPAHPYTAALLAADPRRGTPGERLAAIDGTVPAPGAWPTGCRFADRCHLVTPACRQASVPLFAVDPDDPTDAGDPRVSRCLRFADVLDRTRA
- a CDS encoding alpha/beta hydrolase fold domain-containing protein; translation: MVPDDMPPRLRSLVERALAAQAESPTPPLPDPEPAPGETREDWERRVARVRAQHDALALETAARYGFLGDRDDPVGSIGYVDIPVEGGTIAARVYRPIDPGDRPPAIVVLHGGGWWMGGGAQGYRLGDGTCRMLCHGLGAVVLNVDYRLAPEFRFPVQLHDARDVVAWLRRGAGPQVDPDRVAVAGTSSGGHLAAALTLLLKDEGEQQLAMQVLVAPAVDLAEDPAGLEDPQALRGIETLRRYYAGDAPNRAIPYLSPLRAPDLSGLPPAVVVTGDFDPLTAPALDYVERLREAGVRVDHVSAPVTHTIGAQEDWRAAEEQILAACRELL
- a CDS encoding ABC transporter ATP-binding protein produces the protein MTAAPLVATRGVTVQYGSGRRGVVALEGIDLEVRRGEVLGLVGESGSGKSTLGAVLGGLLAPTAGTVTYDGAPLLVRRGRRSRDLARRRQIVFQNPRSALNPLRTIGDSLTEGPRLTLGLGRDGARERAVDALADVGIEADALTRYPDAFSGGQRQRIAIARALAMDPEFLICDEVVSALDLSVQAQVLNLLADLGRRRQLTHVFISHDLTVVRHLSDRIAVLDGGRLVEVAGAQQIHENPVADVTRRLWRAIPSAVVGEGSRDDRP
- a CDS encoding LacI family DNA-binding transcriptional regulator, translating into MTGREGRPTIYDVARLARVSIATVSHVLNRPERVGAATRERVLAVIDDLQFVPKEAAVSRARRGTGRIGVLAPFTSYPSYLQRLAGVLENRSGRTEVVVFDHDSVAADPHPLLASLPASGRLDGLIIMGVPLDRELAERQARRGLPTVLVDSEHEGFSSVSVSDDHGGLVVGRHLAELGHRHLAFLAEEQVSNDYLSPGQRRWRAVERAFSEAGLPEGAIRRVVCGPDFAGAREALHEILELDPRPTAVFAHHDELAAGVVTAARQLGLRVPEDLAVIGYDGGVLADALQLTTVVQPLRESGVVGRRLLMARLDGDTTTQQIMLEPRLMRGVTT
- a CDS encoding DUF3145 domain-containing protein → MHSAPSALCAHIEWAAAGVLGGKVDLSWTPQPAEPGTYRAELSWQAAAGTAAALTSVLRGWDLLRFEITEEPTATTEGARYSFTPTLGIFHAMTGLHGDLLIPEDRIKAFRVKAAQGEITMDEALDGLLGVKWDAELEPFRLAGEGAPVRWLHQVI